From Gordonia crocea, the proteins below share one genomic window:
- a CDS encoding YifB family Mg chelatase-like AAA ATPase produces the protein MALGKAFAAGLNAFTPKVVEVAANTSSGNPGFAITGLADTALREARDRVRPAIVNSGKKFPELKVVVALAPANMPKTGPGYDLAMAVAIILANKEVSGEKAATTVFLGELGLDGAIRPVRGVLPCLLEARRAGFARAVVPTGNAAEAGLVSDIEINAADTLDQVCRWLDGDLALDSAPAQVEDADQSVPDLADVVGQAPARRALEIAAAGMHHVLMTGPPGIGKTMLARRLPGILPSLAGEESLEVTAIHSIAGTLPRSRPLIVEPPFIAPHHSVSVTALLGGGTGIAGPGAVSLAHRGVLFLDECAEMGAKALDALRQPLEEGEVRVSRRDGVATYPARIQLVLAANPCPCAPAHDVDCVCSVVARRRYLGRLSGPLMDRIDIRVRMNPPGNTALLTESGESSAAVRGRVVAARSAAVDRWSGHGWRSNAEVPGTVLRGEFRLAPAAMRPVELFLRDGRVTARGADRALRLSWTLADLRGAELPVEDDVAQALLFRDRGGVA, from the coding sequence ATGGCGCTGGGAAAGGCGTTCGCCGCCGGGCTCAACGCGTTCACTCCGAAAGTGGTCGAGGTCGCGGCCAACACGAGCAGCGGCAACCCGGGGTTCGCGATCACCGGCCTCGCCGACACCGCGCTGCGCGAGGCGCGCGACCGGGTCCGCCCGGCAATCGTTAACTCGGGCAAGAAGTTTCCCGAACTCAAGGTGGTGGTGGCGCTCGCCCCGGCCAACATGCCCAAGACCGGACCGGGGTATGACCTGGCGATGGCGGTGGCCATCATCCTGGCCAACAAGGAGGTGTCCGGCGAGAAGGCGGCGACGACGGTGTTCCTCGGCGAACTCGGCCTCGACGGGGCGATCCGCCCGGTACGCGGGGTGCTCCCGTGCCTGTTGGAGGCCCGCCGCGCCGGATTCGCACGGGCCGTCGTGCCCACGGGCAACGCCGCCGAAGCGGGGCTTGTCTCCGACATCGAGATCAACGCGGCGGACACCCTCGACCAGGTCTGCCGCTGGCTCGACGGCGACCTGGCGCTCGACTCCGCGCCGGCCCAGGTCGAGGACGCCGACCAGTCGGTCCCCGACCTGGCCGACGTGGTGGGGCAGGCGCCGGCGCGCCGGGCACTGGAGATCGCCGCCGCGGGCATGCACCACGTGTTGATGACCGGGCCTCCCGGGATCGGCAAGACGATGCTGGCCCGGCGCCTGCCCGGAATCCTGCCGTCGCTCGCCGGCGAGGAGTCGCTGGAGGTCACCGCGATCCACTCGATCGCCGGGACCCTGCCGCGGTCCCGGCCGCTCATCGTCGAGCCGCCGTTCATCGCCCCGCACCACTCGGTGTCGGTGACCGCGCTCCTCGGCGGCGGCACCGGGATCGCCGGGCCCGGCGCGGTGTCGCTGGCGCACCGCGGCGTGCTGTTCCTCGACGAGTGCGCGGAGATGGGGGCCAAGGCGCTCGACGCCCTGCGGCAGCCGTTGGAGGAGGGGGAGGTCCGGGTGTCGCGACGCGACGGCGTCGCGACGTATCCGGCCCGGATCCAGCTCGTCCTGGCGGCGAACCCCTGCCCGTGCGCGCCCGCGCACGACGTCGACTGCGTGTGTTCGGTGGTGGCGCGGCGTCGCTACCTGGGCCGGTTGTCGGGCCCACTCATGGACCGGATCGACATCCGGGTGCGGATGAACCCGCCGGGCAACACCGCACTGCTGACCGAATCGGGGGAGTCGAGCGCGGCGGTGCGCGGGCGCGTCGTGGCGGCGCGCTCCGCGGCCGTCGACCGATGGTCCGGGCACGGGTGGCGGAGCAATGCCGAGGTGCCCGGAACGGTGCTGCGCGGGGAGTTCCGCCTGGCCCCGGCGGCGATGCGGCCGGTGGAACTGTTCCTGCGCGACGGCCGGGTGACCGCGCGCGGCGCCGACCGCGCGCTGCGGCTGTCGTGGACACTGGCGGACTTGCGGGGAGCGGAGTTGCCGGTGGAAGACGACGTGGCCCAGGCCCTGCTGTTCCGCGACCGCGGGGGAGTGGCATGA
- the dprA gene encoding DNA-processing protein DprA: MSTDETTRRAWAYLSRVVEPPHTGLRDFVETEGPEAAAAAIRARRLPAPYDALLGPTQARAEIDTAAQDLETAARLGVRLVTPEDEEWPGWQLWSLRAADTVERGGPPLALWVRGPGNLADAATAGIGVIGARNSTSYGEYVTGQLVGGLVEGGWTVVSGGAFGIDGTAHRACLGSGGTTIAVMACGIDVDYPSAHSALFAAIARDGLIVSEYPPGTTAARHRFLTRNRLVAALSTAVVVVEAGRRSGAANTAAWARKLGRPLGAVPGPVTSAMSVGCNRMIADEQAALITGAAALISLAAPDGEGGPNRGPVRTTDALAGDRQLVYEAIPARGAITADEIAVNAGVGVTAVMAALAMLEVDGFVAAVGDGWAIVRD; encoded by the coding sequence ATGAGCACCGATGAGACGACCCGGCGGGCATGGGCCTATCTGTCGCGGGTGGTCGAGCCCCCGCACACCGGCCTGCGCGACTTCGTCGAGACCGAGGGCCCCGAAGCGGCCGCGGCGGCGATCCGGGCGCGCCGACTGCCGGCCCCCTATGACGCGTTGCTCGGTCCGACCCAGGCGCGGGCCGAAATCGACACCGCCGCACAGGATCTCGAGACCGCCGCGCGACTCGGGGTCCGACTGGTCACGCCAGAGGACGAGGAGTGGCCCGGGTGGCAGCTGTGGAGTCTGCGCGCCGCGGACACCGTCGAACGGGGTGGTCCGCCGTTGGCGCTCTGGGTGCGGGGACCGGGAAACCTAGCAGACGCGGCGACGGCGGGCATCGGCGTGATCGGGGCGCGCAACTCGACGTCCTACGGCGAATACGTCACCGGACAACTCGTCGGCGGCCTCGTCGAGGGCGGGTGGACGGTCGTCTCGGGCGGGGCCTTCGGCATCGACGGCACCGCCCACCGGGCCTGCCTGGGTAGTGGCGGCACCACGATCGCGGTCATGGCCTGCGGAATCGACGTGGACTATCCCTCGGCGCATTCCGCGCTGTTCGCGGCCATTGCGCGCGACGGTCTCATCGTCAGCGAGTACCCGCCGGGCACCACGGCGGCCCGGCACCGCTTCCTCACGCGCAACCGGCTCGTCGCCGCGCTGTCCACGGCGGTCGTCGTCGTGGAGGCGGGCCGGCGCAGCGGTGCGGCCAACACGGCGGCCTGGGCACGCAAGCTCGGCCGTCCCCTCGGCGCGGTTCCCGGTCCGGTCACCTCGGCGATGTCGGTCGGCTGCAACCGGATGATCGCCGACGAACAGGCCGCGCTCATCACCGGCGCCGCGGCGCTCATCTCACTCGCCGCACCCGATGGGGAGGGCGGACCGAACCGGGGCCCGGTGCGCACGACCGACGCCCTGGCCGGCGACCGGCAACTGGTGTACGAGGCGATACCCGCCCGCGGTGCGATTACGGCCGACGAGATCGCGGTCAACGCCGGGGTCGGCGTGACCGCGGTGATGGCCGCACTCGCGATGCTCGAGGTGGACGGCTTCGTCGCCGCGGTCGGCGACGGGTGGGCCATCGTCCGCGACTGA
- a CDS encoding TetR/AcrR family transcriptional regulator, with the protein MTEKPARRPALTRRRVETRERLLDAAMTVFVEKGFGRTRIDDVCRAAGYTKGAFYSNFASLEELFFALYDRQSQAGASAVLAAVDRKAVGMEAAGIEAAGTADPGAASPDVIEVVAGWAMTVPLDRDWLLINTDFVSYAARSPEVAADLADHRRRLRAEVIDGLTTFIAESGVVLPASLPTPAALARAVVTVYDGVIYQLLLDMDEAQVRRHLVDILAAIAAP; encoded by the coding sequence ATGACGGAGAAGCCGGCGCGGCGCCCCGCACTGACCAGGCGGCGGGTCGAGACGAGGGAGCGGCTTCTCGACGCGGCGATGACCGTCTTCGTCGAGAAGGGATTCGGGCGGACCCGGATCGACGACGTGTGCCGGGCCGCCGGCTACACCAAGGGCGCCTTCTACTCGAACTTCGCCAGCCTCGAGGAACTCTTCTTCGCACTCTATGACCGACAATCGCAAGCCGGCGCCTCGGCCGTACTCGCCGCCGTCGACCGGAAGGCGGTGGGGATGGAGGCGGCGGGGATAGAGGCGGCGGGGACAGCCGACCCGGGGGCCGCCTCCCCCGACGTCATCGAGGTGGTGGCGGGGTGGGCGATGACGGTGCCGCTGGATCGGGACTGGCTGCTGATCAACACCGACTTCGTCTCCTACGCGGCGCGCTCTCCCGAGGTCGCGGCTGATTTGGCGGACCACCGACGCCGGTTGCGCGCCGAGGTCATCGATGGGTTGACGACCTTTATCGCCGAATCCGGCGTGGTGCTGCCGGCGTCGCTGCCCACGCCGGCGGCTCTGGCGCGGGCGGTGGTCACGGTGTACGACGGCGTGATCTACCAACTCCTGCTCGACATGGATGAGGCGCAGGTCCGACGCCACCTGGTGGACATCCTCGCCGCGATCGCCGCGCCGTAG
- a CDS encoding alpha/beta hydrolase family esterase has product MRKPTTMLTAVAAALCATVLAGGAVSAAPPASGPDGTLVTTTLTNAAGTRAYQVYTPRGLAPGRPLIAWVHGTSKVRNGDPMGLRRSNTLLAEADRLGFSVVAPLQSLRANGSGMWQFFEPAGLTRGHGEVSILADILRIAARDQRADPRRIYAIGHSAGGGAVQVLGALYPDIVSAIAVSAGFPFLGDPTGTAARRARAGRPVPTFLIHGDRDDVAPPIIGAAELSAALSANGIGGARPSGSRYLPAVGADRYPTRITTFGAGRTEVVVAEVIGAGHQTGPGGVTLNGPRLDRWVVGFLLAH; this is encoded by the coding sequence ATGCGGAAACCAACGACCATGCTGACGGCCGTGGCGGCCGCACTCTGCGCGACGGTGCTGGCGGGTGGTGCGGTGTCCGCGGCGCCGCCGGCGTCCGGTCCCGACGGGACGCTGGTCACCACAACGCTGACGAATGCGGCCGGCACCCGGGCCTACCAGGTGTACACCCCGAGAGGATTGGCCCCGGGCCGCCCCCTGATCGCCTGGGTCCACGGCACCAGCAAGGTGCGCAACGGCGACCCGATGGGGCTGCGGCGGTCGAACACCCTGCTCGCCGAGGCGGACCGGCTCGGGTTCAGCGTGGTCGCGCCCCTGCAGTCGTTGCGCGCCAACGGTTCGGGCATGTGGCAGTTCTTCGAGCCCGCCGGGCTAACCCGCGGCCACGGCGAGGTGTCGATTCTCGCCGACATCCTGCGCATCGCGGCTCGCGACCAGCGGGCCGACCCCCGTCGCATCTACGCCATCGGACACTCGGCCGGCGGCGGCGCCGTCCAGGTGCTCGGCGCGCTCTACCCCGACATCGTCTCGGCCATCGCGGTGTCGGCGGGCTTCCCCTTCCTCGGCGATCCCACCGGGACGGCGGCGCGCCGGGCGCGCGCCGGACGCCCGGTCCCGACCTTCCTGATCCACGGTGACCGCGACGACGTCGCGCCGCCGATCATCGGCGCCGCCGAACTCTCGGCGGCGTTGTCGGCCAACGGGATCGGTGGCGCACGACCGAGTGGCTCGCGGTACCTCCCGGCGGTCGGTGCCGACCGGTACCCGACCCGGATCACGACTTTCGGTGCGGGCCGCACCGAGGTGGTCGTCGCCGAGGTGATCGGCGCCGGCCACCAGACCGGCCCGGGCGGGGTCACCCTCAACGGTCCGCGCCTGGACCGCTGGGTCGTCGGATTCCTCCTTGCCCACTGA
- a CDS encoding siderophore-interacting protein encodes MAKRLNTMQVLRTERLSPHFVRVYLGGEGFDDFLPVRGRDDVTTDWDSDMYVKIVFMPDGSAVPDDLDPAVLRGGSGEPGQPVLRTYTIRRYDPAAREMAIDFVVHGDEGLAGAWAQRARPGETVRFLGPGSGYRPRPDAPWHLLASDEAGLPAVAAALEVLPADARGQVFIEVADADDELPLVAPDGVTITWIHRGGGAGEVGDEAAGDNAPLIAAVRNAEWWDGEPQVFIHGEAQAVMHNLRGYVRKERGVGAANASISGYWRRGRTEEGFRQWKADLRKAEEQPQNG; translated from the coding sequence ATGGCCAAGCGGCTGAACACGATGCAGGTGCTGCGGACCGAGCGGCTGAGTCCGCACTTCGTCCGCGTCTATCTCGGCGGCGAGGGGTTTGACGACTTCCTCCCGGTCCGTGGGCGCGACGACGTGACGACGGACTGGGATAGCGACATGTACGTCAAGATCGTGTTCATGCCGGACGGCTCGGCGGTTCCCGACGACCTCGACCCGGCCGTTCTGCGGGGCGGATCGGGCGAGCCGGGCCAGCCGGTCCTGCGTACCTACACGATCCGCCGCTACGACCCGGCCGCCCGCGAGATGGCGATCGACTTCGTCGTGCACGGGGACGAGGGTTTGGCCGGGGCCTGGGCGCAGCGGGCCAGGCCCGGCGAGACGGTCCGCTTCCTGGGGCCGGGTAGCGGCTACCGCCCGCGCCCGGATGCGCCGTGGCACCTGCTCGCCTCGGATGAGGCCGGGCTGCCCGCCGTCGCGGCGGCGCTCGAGGTGCTGCCTGCCGATGCCCGCGGACAGGTCTTCATCGAAGTGGCCGATGCCGACGACGAACTCCCGCTGGTGGCCCCCGACGGGGTCACGATCACCTGGATCCACCGGGGCGGGGGCGCCGGCGAGGTCGGCGACGAGGCGGCCGGGGACAACGCACCGCTGATCGCCGCGGTCCGCAACGCCGAGTGGTGGGACGGCGAGCCGCAGGTCTTCATCCACGGCGAGGCGCAGGCGGTCATGCACAACCTGCGCGGCTATGTCCGCAAGGAGCGCGGGGTGGGGGCGGCCAATGCGTCGATCTCCGGCTACTGGCGCCGCGGCCGGACCGAGGAGGGGTTCCGGCAGTGGAAGGCCGACTTGCGCAAGGCCGAGGAACAGCCGCAGAACGGATAG
- a CDS encoding tyrosine recombinase XerC yields MVQEHGVVEEFAAHLRLEKARSEHTVRAYTGDVRSLIAFAGARGVAVADIDLALLRAWLAEQTRRGIARTTIARQVSSAKTFGAWATREGVFAADPTARLQAPKAHRVLPHVLSPEQARAVTEIPVADGERAIGEAPTPIELRDRLILELLYASGIRVGELCGLDIDDVDDARQVLRVIGKGNKQRTVPFGRPAARALADWRRDGRPELATASSGAALLLGARGGRLDQRMARTVVTKAVEAVGGPAMGPHGLRHSAATHLLEGGADLRVVQELLGHSSLATTQLYTHVSVERLRAVHAQAHPRA; encoded by the coding sequence ATGGTCCAGGAGCACGGCGTCGTCGAAGAGTTCGCGGCACACCTGCGCCTGGAGAAGGCGCGCAGCGAGCACACCGTGCGCGCCTACACCGGGGACGTGCGCTCCCTGATCGCCTTCGCGGGTGCACGGGGGGTGGCCGTCGCGGACATCGACCTCGCCCTGCTGCGCGCGTGGCTGGCCGAGCAGACCCGGCGCGGCATCGCCCGCACGACGATTGCGCGCCAAGTCTCCAGCGCCAAGACCTTCGGGGCGTGGGCGACCCGGGAGGGAGTCTTCGCCGCCGACCCGACGGCCCGATTGCAAGCGCCGAAGGCCCATCGCGTCCTGCCGCATGTGCTGTCCCCGGAACAGGCCCGGGCGGTGACCGAGATTCCCGTCGCCGACGGCGAACGCGCGATTGGTGAGGCGCCGACACCGATCGAACTGCGCGACCGACTGATCCTGGAACTGCTGTACGCGAGCGGAATCCGCGTCGGCGAGCTGTGCGGCCTCGACATCGACGACGTCGACGACGCCCGGCAAGTCCTCCGCGTGATCGGTAAGGGCAACAAGCAGCGCACCGTGCCGTTCGGCCGTCCCGCCGCCCGCGCGCTGGCGGATTGGCGCCGCGACGGCCGACCCGAACTCGCCACCGCCTCCTCCGGGGCGGCGCTGCTGCTCGGTGCGCGCGGCGGGCGCCTCGACCAGCGCATGGCGCGAACCGTGGTCACCAAGGCCGTTGAAGCGGTCGGGGGACCGGCGATGGGACCCCACGGTCTGCGCCACAGCGCCGCGACCCACCTCCTCGAAGGAGGCGCCGACCTGCGCGTCGTGCAGGAGTTGCTGGGCCACTCGTCGTTGGCGACGACCCAGCTCTACACCCACGTCAGCGTCGAGCGCCTGCGCGCCGTGCACGCGCAGGCGCACCCGCGTGCCTAG
- a CDS encoding M15 family metallopeptidase: MCGVVVGTAATVATVATVGLSAPTHAVPPVGPTAAADGLVDVATAVPDALIDLRYATADNFTKVRLYPRGARCLVHNSMAPGLATAANRLRGKGLRLVFWDCYRPHSAQVKMWQVVPNAAWVARPGPMATSHEAGRSVDVTLAGRDGRRLDMGTGFDDFTPASHAGATGIGAAAQRNRATLRRAMESGGLAQYAGEWWHYDGPGSGTPRPHLHAPVD, translated from the coding sequence ATCTGCGGGGTCGTCGTCGGTACCGCCGCCACTGTCGCCACCGTCGCCACTGTCGGGCTTTCCGCACCGACGCACGCGGTTCCCCCGGTGGGGCCGACAGCCGCCGCCGACGGTCTCGTCGACGTCGCGACCGCGGTGCCGGACGCCCTGATCGATCTGCGCTACGCCACGGCGGACAACTTCACCAAGGTGCGGCTCTATCCGCGCGGGGCGCGGTGTCTGGTGCACAACTCGATGGCGCCCGGATTGGCCACCGCGGCGAATCGGTTGCGCGGCAAGGGTTTGCGCCTGGTGTTTTGGGACTGCTATCGGCCGCACTCGGCGCAGGTGAAGATGTGGCAGGTCGTGCCGAATGCCGCCTGGGTGGCGCGTCCGGGCCCGATGGCGACCAGTCACGAAGCGGGCCGCTCGGTCGACGTCACCCTGGCCGGCCGCGACGGCCGCCGACTCGACATGGGCACCGGATTCGATGACTTCACCCCCGCCTCGCATGCCGGGGCGACGGGGATCGGTGCCGCCGCCCAACGCAACCGGGCCACCCTGCGACGGGCGATGGAGTCCGGCGGCCTCGCCCAGTACGCCGGCGAGTGGTGGCACTACGACGGACCCGGATCGGGGACCCCGCGCCCGCACCTGCACGCGCCGGTGGACTAA
- a CDS encoding M23 family metallopeptidase produces the protein MTRFAIAAAGVLVTLSSSAPRAGAAPGYDWPRQPRPRVVTAYDPPAQRWLSGHRGVDLAGDDGQPVLAAGAGTVVFAGRVGGKPVVSIRHSPVLWTTYEPVQPRVRAGDAVVRGTVLGLLQSGHEGCPVTACLHWGARTGSGPHAGYRNPLGLVGALRVRLYPVPDGR, from the coding sequence ATGACCCGATTCGCGATCGCCGCCGCAGGCGTGCTCGTCACGCTCTCCTCGTCTGCCCCGCGCGCCGGTGCGGCGCCGGGCTACGACTGGCCGCGGCAACCGCGGCCACGGGTGGTCACCGCCTACGACCCGCCGGCGCAGCGCTGGTTGTCCGGACACCGCGGTGTCGACCTGGCCGGCGACGACGGGCAGCCGGTGCTGGCCGCCGGGGCCGGCACGGTGGTTTTCGCGGGCCGGGTGGGCGGCAAGCCGGTGGTGTCCATCCGACACTCCCCCGTGCTGTGGACCACCTACGAGCCGGTGCAGCCGCGGGTGAGGGCGGGCGACGCCGTCGTCCGCGGCACCGTCCTCGGCCTTCTGCAATCCGGCCACGAGGGATGCCCGGTCACCGCCTGCCTGCATTGGGGTGCGCGGACCGGGTCGGGCCCGCATGCGGGCTACCGCAACCCGCTGGGCCTCGTCGGCGCGCTGCGGGTGCGGCTGTACCCGGTGCCCGACGGGCGTTAG
- the rpsB gene encoding 30S ribosomal protein S2 — protein MAVVTMKQLLDSGAHFGHQTRRWNPKMKRFIFTDRNGIYIIDLQQTLTYIDSAYEFVKETVAHGGTVLFVGTKKQAQESIAEEATRVGMPYVNQRWLGGMLTNFSTVHKRLQRLKELETMEQTGGFEGRTKKEILMLTREKNKLERTLGGIRDMAKVPSAIWVVDTNKEHIAVGEARKLNIPVIAILDTNCDPDLVDYPIPGNDDAIRSAALLTRVIASAVAEGVQARAGQSAGDDKPEAAGAGEPLAEWEQELLAEATASTETAAADEAKATDAPATEAPAAEAPAAE, from the coding sequence ATGGCTGTCGTGACCATGAAGCAGCTGCTGGACAGCGGTGCACATTTCGGGCATCAGACCCGCCGGTGGAACCCGAAGATGAAGCGATTCATCTTCACCGACCGCAACGGCATCTACATCATCGATTTGCAGCAGACGCTGACCTACATCGATAGCGCCTACGAGTTCGTCAAGGAGACCGTGGCCCACGGCGGCACCGTCCTCTTCGTCGGCACCAAGAAGCAGGCGCAGGAATCGATCGCCGAAGAGGCGACCCGCGTCGGCATGCCCTACGTCAACCAGCGCTGGCTGGGCGGCATGCTCACCAACTTCTCGACCGTCCACAAGCGCCTGCAGCGCCTGAAGGAGCTCGAGACCATGGAGCAGACCGGTGGCTTCGAGGGCCGCACCAAGAAGGAAATCTTGATGCTGACCCGCGAGAAGAACAAGCTGGAGCGCACGCTCGGCGGTATCCGCGACATGGCCAAGGTCCCGTCGGCCATCTGGGTCGTCGACACCAACAAGGAGCACATCGCCGTCGGCGAGGCCCGCAAGCTGAACATCCCGGTCATCGCGATCCTCGACACCAACTGCGATCCCGATCTCGTCGACTACCCGATCCCGGGCAACGACGACGCCATCCGCAGCGCCGCGCTGCTGACCCGCGTCATCGCATCGGCCGTGGCCGAGGGCGTGCAGGCGCGTGCCGGCCAGTCCGCCGGCGACGACAAGCCGGAGGCCGCCGGTGCCGGCGAGCCGCTCGCCGAGTGGGAGCAGGAACTGCTCGCCGAGGCAACCGCCTCGACCGAGACCGCTGCCGCCGACGAGGCCAAGGCCACCGACGCCCCGGCCACCGAGGCGCCCGCCGCCGAGGCTCCGGCCGCCGAGTAG
- the tsf gene encoding translation elongation factor Ts — translation MANYTAADVKRLRELTGSGMLDCKNALANNDGDFDKAVEELRIKGAKDVGKRAERSTAEGLVAARDGAMIELNSETDFVAKNDEFQALADQVLDAALAAKTSDVEELKAAKLGEGTVADAIAALSAKIGEKLELRRVVYYDGPVATYLHKRASDLPPAVGVLVSYTGEGDAAAEAARGAAMQVAALKARYTSRDEVPEDVQANERRIAEQTAREEGKPEQALPKIVEGRLTGYFKDVVLIDQPSVTDSKKTVGAILSDAGVSVKAFTRFEVGQS, via the coding sequence ATGGCGAACTACACCGCAGCCGACGTCAAGCGGCTTCGTGAGCTCACCGGCTCGGGCATGCTCGATTGCAAGAACGCCCTGGCCAACAACGACGGCGACTTCGACAAGGCCGTCGAGGAACTGCGCATCAAGGGCGCCAAGGACGTCGGCAAGCGCGCCGAGCGCTCCACGGCCGAGGGTCTCGTCGCCGCCCGCGACGGTGCGATGATCGAGCTCAACAGCGAGACCGACTTCGTCGCCAAGAACGACGAGTTCCAGGCCCTGGCCGACCAGGTCCTCGACGCCGCGCTGGCCGCCAAGACCAGCGATGTCGAGGAGCTCAAGGCCGCCAAGCTGGGCGAGGGCACCGTGGCTGACGCCATTGCGGCCCTGTCGGCCAAGATCGGCGAGAAGCTCGAACTGCGCCGCGTCGTCTACTACGACGGCCCGGTCGCGACCTACCTGCACAAGCGCGCGTCGGACCTGCCGCCGGCCGTGGGTGTGTTGGTGTCCTACACCGGTGAGGGCGATGCCGCGGCGGAGGCCGCCCGCGGTGCCGCCATGCAGGTCGCCGCACTGAAGGCTCGCTACACCAGCCGCGACGAGGTCCCCGAGGACGTCCAGGCCAACGAGCGACGCATCGCCGAGCAGACCGCTCGCGAGGAGGGCAAGCCCGAGCAGGCGCTGCCCAAGATCGTCGAAGGCCGTCTCACCGGCTACTTCAAGGACGTCGTCCTGATCGACCAGCCGTCGGTCACCGACTCCAAGAAGACCGTCGGTGCGATTCTCAGCGACGCCGGCGTCAGCGTGAAGGCCTTCACCCGCTTCGAGGTGGGCCAGTCCTAA
- the pyrH gene encoding UMP kinase → MTGSDGTARRGYKRVLLKLGGEMFGGGEVGLDPDVVAAVADQIAEVVRDGAQIAVVIGGGNFFRGAELQQRGLDRARSDYMGMLGTVMNCLALQDFLEKRGVTTRVQTAITMGQVAEPYLPLRAVRHLEKGRVVIFGAGMGMPYFSTDTTAAQRALEIKAEVVLMAKAVDGVYTADPREDPDATMFTEISHRDVLDKELKVADATAFSLCMDNKMPMLVFNLLTEGNIARAIAGERIGTLVTT, encoded by the coding sequence ATGACGGGGTCGGACGGCACTGCTCGGCGCGGTTACAAGCGCGTCCTGTTGAAGCTCGGCGGCGAGATGTTCGGTGGTGGGGAGGTCGGACTCGACCCCGACGTGGTGGCCGCGGTGGCCGACCAGATCGCCGAGGTCGTGCGCGACGGTGCGCAGATCGCCGTCGTCATCGGCGGTGGCAACTTCTTCCGCGGCGCCGAACTGCAACAGCGCGGGTTGGACCGCGCGCGTTCGGACTACATGGGCATGCTCGGCACCGTCATGAACTGCCTGGCGCTGCAAGACTTCCTGGAGAAGCGCGGCGTGACCACGCGCGTCCAAACGGCGATCACGATGGGCCAGGTGGCCGAGCCCTACCTGCCGTTGCGCGCGGTGCGCCACCTGGAGAAGGGACGCGTGGTCATCTTCGGCGCCGGTATGGGCATGCCCTACTTCTCGACCGACACCACCGCCGCCCAGCGGGCGCTGGAGATCAAGGCCGAGGTGGTCTTGATGGCCAAGGCCGTCGACGGCGTCTACACCGCGGACCCCCGCGAAGACCCCGACGCGACGATGTTCACCGAGATCAGCCACCGCGACGTCCTCGACAAAGAGCTCAAAGTCGCCGACGCGACCGCGTTCAGCCTCTGTATGGACAACAAGATGCCGATGTTGGTGTTCAATCTGTTGACTGAGGGAAACATTGCGCGCGCCATTGCCGGCGAGCGCATCGGCACCCTCGTCACGACCTAG
- the frr gene encoding ribosome recycling factor: protein MIDEALLDAEERMEKAVAKAKDDMASIRTGRANPSMFNRVVIDYYGSPTPVTQVASISTPEARLVVIKPYEQSSLGDIENAIRNSDLGVNPTNDGNLIRVSVPQLTEDRRKELVKQAKAKGEDAKVAIRNVRRKAVDELKRIQKDGEAGEDEVTRAEKELDKTTSSYVAQVDDVVKNKEDELLEV from the coding sequence ATGATTGACGAAGCGCTGCTCGACGCCGAGGAACGGATGGAGAAGGCCGTCGCCAAGGCGAAGGACGACATGGCCTCGATCCGTACCGGACGGGCGAATCCGTCGATGTTCAACCGGGTCGTCATCGACTACTACGGCTCGCCGACGCCGGTCACGCAGGTCGCCAGCATCAGCACACCAGAGGCGCGCCTGGTCGTCATCAAGCCGTACGAGCAGTCCTCGCTCGGCGACATCGAGAATGCGATCCGCAACTCCGACCTGGGCGTCAACCCGACCAACGACGGAAACCTCATCCGCGTGTCGGTCCCGCAGCTGACCGAGGACCGCCGCAAGGAGTTGGTCAAGCAGGCCAAGGCCAAGGGGGAGGACGCCAAGGTCGCCATCCGCAACGTGCGGCGCAAGGCGGTCGACGAACTCAAGCGCATCCAGAAGGACGGCGAAGCCGGCGAGGACGAGGTCACCCGCGCCGAGAAGGAGCTCGACAAGACCACCTCGTCCTACGTGGCCCAGGTCGACGACGTGGTGAAGAACAAGGAAGACGAGCTGCTCGAGGTTTGA